A region from the Helcococcus ovis genome encodes:
- a CDS encoding recombinase family protein yields the protein MSKNTLDANGFKVAMYLRLSQDDEKYDKNFKVESNSISNQRLQIKDYIAKQQDMELAKEYVDDGYSGINFERPAFKTMMEDVITGSINCIIVKDLSRFGRDYIDSGRYLQRVFPSLDVRFIALNDNYDSFTASETEKNLVIPFKNFINDNYCRDTSAKVRSVCKVKRKQGQFISNYAPYGYEKDKEDKHKLVIDKEAYDVVQKIFSMKLEGYSSYSIAKHLNETGILSPMEHKRAKGIRYKTGFSTKAVAKWDTPAINRILTNEIYIGTLQQGKREKINYKLDKVVSKDRSDWIEIEDNHEAIIDINDFEIVQKLLKCDIKAKNYGEKADLFSGLLFCKDCNQQMTKKVDKRGKTPIVYYICSAYNKGLGCSRHSIKQKELENTVLAMIKHYISSLGKYEAISEKVRAMEISYNLFKKIDKRQEQTKKSKAKFEILKSSLYQDLKEGIISEDEFYDMREFYTNRIVESELILERQNKEITKLYKKSLGNQNFFSDIQKYKNISTLERGLLVRLIDKIYVLEDKKIEIQFNYDETLDVFDKINSYTNQYPEKIMEVV from the coding sequence ATGTCTAAAAATACTTTGGATGCAAATGGTTTTAAGGTGGCGATGTACCTTAGATTATCTCAGGACGATGAAAAATATGACAAAAATTTCAAGGTGGAGAGCAATAGTATTTCTAATCAAAGGTTACAAATAAAGGATTATATTGCTAAGCAGCAAGATATGGAACTTGCAAAAGAATATGTAGATGATGGATATTCAGGAATAAACTTTGAAAGACCGGCTTTTAAGACAATGATGGAAGATGTCATTACTGGAAGTATTAACTGTATTATTGTAAAAGACTTATCGAGATTTGGAAGAGATTATATTGATAGCGGAAGATACTTACAAAGAGTATTTCCTTCTCTTGATGTAAGGTTTATCGCTTTAAATGATAATTATGACAGCTTTACAGCAAGTGAAACAGAAAAGAATTTAGTTATTCCATTTAAGAACTTTATTAATGATAACTATTGTAGAGATACATCTGCAAAGGTAAGAAGTGTTTGTAAAGTAAAGAGAAAGCAAGGACAGTTTATATCAAATTATGCTCCTTATGGTTACGAGAAGGACAAAGAAGATAAGCATAAATTAGTGATAGACAAAGAAGCTTATGATGTGGTGCAAAAAATATTTTCAATGAAACTTGAAGGATATAGCTCATATTCTATTGCAAAACATCTAAATGAAACAGGCATATTATCTCCGATGGAACATAAAAGAGCGAAGGGGATTAGATATAAAACAGGGTTTAGTACAAAGGCTGTTGCAAAGTGGGATACGCCTGCTATTAATCGCATTTTAACTAATGAAATCTATATCGGAACACTACAACAAGGAAAAAGAGAGAAGATAAATTATAAGCTCGATAAAGTTGTTTCTAAAGATAGAAGTGATTGGATTGAAATTGAAGATAATCATGAAGCTATCATTGATATAAATGACTTTGAGATTGTACAAAAACTTTTGAAATGTGATATAAAAGCAAAAAATTATGGAGAAAAAGCTGATTTGTTTTCGGGGCTATTATTTTGTAAGGACTGTAATCAACAAATGACCAAAAAGGTAGACAAAAGAGGGAAAACTCCAATCGTATATTATATTTGTTCTGCGTATAACAAAGGTCTTGGTTGTAGCAGGCATTCAATCAAGCAGAAAGAATTGGAAAATACTGTTCTCGCAATGATTAAGCATTATATTTCATCACTTGGTAAATATGAAGCTATTTCTGAAAAAGTAAGAGCAATGGAAATATCATATAACCTGTTTAAGAAGATAGATAAGAGGCAGGAACAAACTAAGAAAAGTAAGGCGAAGTTTGAAATTCTAAAATCATCTTTATATCAGGACTTAAAAGAAGGAATAATCTCTGAAGATGAGTTTTACGATATGAGAGAATTTTATACTAATCGTATTGTTGAGAGCGAACTAATATTAGAAAGACAGAATAAAGAAATCACAAAACTCTACAAAAAGAGCTTGGGAAATCAGAACTTCTTTTCAGACATTCAAAAATACAAAAATATAAGCACTTTGGAAAGAGGGCTTCTTGTAAGGCTGATAGATAAAATTTATGTTTTAGAAGATAAAAAGATAGAAATTCAATTTAATTATGATGAAACCTTAGATGTGTTTGATAAGATAAATAGTTATACCAACCAGTACCCAGAGAAAATCATGGAGGTGGTATAG
- a CDS encoding recombinase family protein, which translates to MARTANRRIKSEEIQLNKVVESSFQTAIYTRISRDKKEKPSDSIENQSALCESYIKKNDGHNLVGIYKDISKTGTEFDRPDFEKLMEEVRTGKVNCIVVKDLSRFGRNYTELGNFIEKIFPFLGIRFIAVNDNLDTFHMEDSNKSLEVILKNIVNETYAKDISKKISTSHQIRIKQGSFICGAAPYGYTARKDEDGIRRLYIDENTAPIVKEIFESYLRGFSTLDISKLLHEKRVYVATDYRKYKTAISENDKPIRIWKPTTILQVLKNRVYTGTLIQGRNQKHLYEGKKREVLDKEHWTVTENAHEAIISIDMFNKVQDKIGSKVNTNRSNIDKNASDDTVFRDKVYCNNCKRKMSTHRQLSGKKIVFYFSCNRFREYSTEKCGISITEVTLKKTVEAAFDMILSNKGNSYKEYLNGYDLIKKKLNKQKEKALTKIERKISGLNRLQGEYYEKYVLGQWDKADFEGEKEGLYQKKSELEDIKEKKIVFFEEETSKLEEKHKYLKALLKGKTKKWDKDFVDSIIDKIFIGNDNTVEIKFNFEETPIFAEKIGGRKKRC; encoded by the coding sequence ATGGCAAGAACAGCAAATAGGAGAATTAAATCTGAAGAAATTCAACTAAATAAGGTAGTGGAAAGCAGTTTTCAAACCGCTATTTATACAAGAATTTCAAGAGATAAAAAAGAAAAACCGAGTGATTCTATCGAAAATCAGAGTGCTCTATGTGAAAGTTATATTAAGAAGAATGATGGACATAATTTAGTTGGAATATACAAAGATATTTCAAAGACCGGAACGGAATTTGATAGACCTGATTTTGAAAAACTTATGGAAGAAGTCAGAACAGGAAAAGTAAATTGTATTGTTGTAAAAGATTTATCCCGTTTTGGAAGAAATTATACAGAGCTTGGCAACTTTATAGAAAAGATATTTCCGTTTCTTGGTATAAGGTTTATTGCTGTTAATGATAATTTGGATACTTTTCACATGGAAGATTCTAATAAATCACTGGAGGTAATCTTAAAGAACATTGTTAATGAAACTTATGCTAAAGATATTTCAAAGAAAATATCCACATCACATCAAATTAGAATTAAACAGGGGAGCTTTATTTGTGGAGCAGCACCTTATGGATATACAGCAAGAAAAGATGAAGATGGGATAAGGAGATTATATATAGATGAAAATACAGCTCCTATTGTAAAAGAAATCTTTGAGTCTTATTTAAGAGGTTTCAGTACACTTGATATTTCAAAATTGCTCCATGAGAAAAGAGTATATGTAGCAACTGATTATAGAAAATATAAGACAGCAATATCTGAAAATGATAAGCCTATTAGAATATGGAAGCCAACGACAATACTACAGGTACTTAAAAATCGTGTCTATACAGGAACTTTAATTCAGGGTAGAAATCAAAAACACCTTTATGAAGGTAAAAAGAGAGAGGTTCTTGATAAGGAACATTGGACAGTAACAGAAAATGCTCATGAAGCTATTATTTCTATAGATATGTTCAATAAAGTGCAGGATAAAATAGGTTCAAAGGTGAATACAAATAGAAGTAACATAGATAAAAATGCATCGGATGATACAGTTTTTAGGGATAAAGTTTATTGTAATAACTGCAAAAGAAAAATGAGTACACACAGACAGTTAAGTGGTAAAAAGATAGTTTTTTACTTTAGTTGTAATCGCTTTAGAGAATATAGCACTGAAAAATGTGGAATATCTATAACAGAAGTTACTCTTAAAAAAACGGTTGAGGCAGCCTTCGATATGATTCTTTCCAATAAAGGTAATAGCTATAAAGAATACCTAAATGGTTATGACCTTATTAAAAAGAAACTTAATAAGCAAAAGGAAAAAGCCTTGACAAAAATAGAGAGAAAGATTTCAGGACTTAATAGGCTTCAAGGTGAGTATTATGAAAAATATGTTTTAGGGCAGTGGGATAAGGCAGATTTTGAAGGTGAAAAAGAAGGGCTTTATCAAAAGAAAAGTGAGCTTGAAGATATAAAAGAAAAAAAGATAGTATTTTTTGAGGAAGAAACTTCTAAACTTGAAGAAAAGCATAAATACCTGAAAGCACTGTTAAAGGGAAAAACTAAGAAATGGGATAAAGATTTTGTAGATAGCATTATAGATAAAATCTTTATAGGAAATGACAATACGGTAGAAATTAAATTTAATTTTGAAGAAACACCTATCTTTGCTGAAAAAATTGGCGGAAGGAAAAAGAGGTGTTGA
- a CDS encoding sigma factor-like helix-turn-helix DNA-binding protein has protein sequence MPKEYYLYVNGQRVKVSEQIYKVYWREKEHEKYLEQVDKRNHLLFFSSLDHDGHFVDNIVDESVDVEKIVETQMMIEAVRNAISRLNAEERDIIERLYFNDETLSSVATEKKVSYQAIQWRKNNILKKLKKLLEELLG, from the coding sequence ATGCCAAAAGAATATTACCTTTATGTCAACGGACAAAGGGTTAAAGTCAGCGAGCAGATATATAAAGTCTACTGGCGAGAAAAAGAACACGAAAAGTATTTAGAGCAGGTGGACAAGAGAAACCACTTGCTCTTTTTTTCATCATTGGATCATGATGGACACTTTGTAGATAATATTGTTGATGAAAGCGTTGATGTAGAAAAGATTGTGGAAACACAGATGATGATTGAAGCAGTTAGAAATGCTATATCAAGACTTAATGCAGAAGAAAGAGATATTATTGAACGCTTGTATTTCAATGATGAAACTTTATCAAGTGTTGCAACTGAAAAGAAAGTGAGCTATCAAGCTATACAGTGGAGAAAAAACAATATCTTGAAGAAGTTAAAGAAACTTTTGGAAGAACTATTGGGTTAA
- a CDS encoding ABC-three component system middle component 6: protein MILPKKQLSLSESFFGFGAFLLEKLKSPTSVDDLWLYYKNAYERKKYIVKFSFDQYLATLDYLYMIEAIKETEKGVVCSET, encoded by the coding sequence ATGATACTACCAAAGAAACAATTATCATTAAGTGAATCATTCTTTGGATTTGGAGCTTTTTTGTTAGAAAAATTAAAATCTCCTACCTCAGTAGATGATTTATGGTTATATTATAAGAATGCTTACGAAAGAAAAAAATACATTGTAAAGTTTTCTTTTGATCAATACCTTGCAACATTAGATTACTTGTATATGATAGAAGCAATAAAAGAAACTGAGAAGGGGGTAGTATGTAGTGAAACTTAA
- a CDS encoding recombinase family protein encodes MNTVDFYLRLSLEDGDQEDESNSITSQREILKDYINSREEFTGVKIREHIDDGYSGTNFNRPAFQKMIALVKKNEVKTILVKDLSRFARDYIESGAYIEQIFPFMQVRFISVNDNYDSNNNENGINGLEVPFKNLVYDYYSKDISQKMRSSVKVRQDKGYYFGSKAPYGYVKDEKDHHKLLVDERVRHTIEEIFGRYLSGESMLSISKDFNNRGILTPAKHIGLKRGSGIWTGQIIRYVLTQRVLTGAVVGGKTRVQEVGSDNRKWIDSKDWIIREDMHEAIITKEDFNIVQDMLSRNEKRISRDRKNFHILQDKIYCGKCHHKMSYTVHYGKSDGYCCPYRYKAKDCGCMKGKITASTLEDVVAKEIKLYTENFLKKEQTRNIENKVQNIICESLLERKNKLEIDKGKLQVEKMQLYEKHKNGIMDKEAYLFQKQILSEHIQDIEQEIFIIESKVKENTTSGHKLNVDKLKEAVSNGELVLDWINEVIEKIYVYDKETVEIVWKFARI; translated from the coding sequence ATGAATACAGTGGATTTTTATTTGAGGCTTTCCTTAGAAGATGGAGATCAGGAAGACGAAAGTAACAGCATTACTTCTCAAAGAGAGATTTTAAAAGACTATATCAATTCAAGAGAGGAATTTACTGGAGTTAAGATTAGAGAGCATATTGATGATGGTTATAGTGGGACAAATTTTAATCGTCCGGCGTTTCAAAAGATGATTGCTCTTGTTAAGAAAAATGAAGTGAAGACAATTCTTGTGAAAGACTTATCCCGTTTTGCCAGAGATTATATTGAATCAGGAGCCTATATTGAGCAGATATTTCCATTTATGCAAGTTCGATTTATTTCTGTAAATGATAACTATGATAGTAACAATAATGAAAATGGAATAAATGGATTGGAAGTACCGTTTAAAAACCTTGTCTATGATTATTATTCAAAAGACATCTCGCAAAAAATGCGTTCTTCCGTAAAAGTAAGACAGGATAAAGGTTACTATTTTGGTTCAAAGGCACCTTATGGATATGTAAAAGATGAGAAAGACCATCATAAACTACTTGTTGATGAAAGGGTAAGACATACGATTGAGGAGATATTTGGAAGATATTTATCTGGAGAAAGTATGCTTTCCATTTCAAAAGACTTCAACAATAGAGGTATTTTAACTCCTGCCAAGCACATCGGGTTAAAGAGAGGGAGTGGAATTTGGACTGGTCAGATTATAAGGTATGTATTAACGCAAAGAGTTTTAACCGGAGCAGTTGTAGGTGGAAAGACAAGGGTGCAAGAGGTTGGTTCTGATAATCGAAAATGGATTGACAGTAAGGACTGGATAATACGAGAAGATATGCACGAAGCTATAATAACCAAAGAAGATTTTAATATAGTCCAAGATATGTTAAGTCGCAATGAAAAGCGTATAAGCAGGGATAGGAAGAATTTTCATATACTTCAGGATAAAATCTATTGTGGTAAATGCCATCATAAAATGAGCTACACTGTTCATTATGGGAAAAGTGATGGATACTGTTGCCCTTATAGATATAAGGCGAAAGATTGTGGTTGTATGAAAGGAAAGATAACTGCATCCACGCTTGAAGATGTAGTGGCAAAAGAAATCAAACTTTATACAGAGAATTTTCTTAAAAAAGAGCAGACAAGGAATATTGAGAACAAAGTTCAAAACATTATTTGTGAAAGTTTGCTTGAAAGAAAGAATAAGCTGGAAATTGATAAAGGTAAACTTCAAGTTGAAAAGATGCAGCTATATGAAAAGCATAAAAATGGTATAATGGATAAAGAAGCATATCTATTTCAAAAACAAATTTTAAGCGAACATATTCAGGATATTGAGCAAGAAATATTCATCATAGAAAGCAAAGTAAAGGAAAATACTACTTCAGGACATAAGCTAAATGTAGATAAGTTAAAAGAAGCAGTATCAAATGGAGAACTTGTCTTAGACTGGATCAATGAAGTTATAGAAAAGATATATGTTTATGATAAAGAAACAGTTGAGATAGTTTGGAAATTTGCTCGTATTTGA
- a CDS encoding N-acetylmuramoyl-L-alanine amidase family protein, whose product MFNKIERKPKCGIRKLKVGFVSCLLAFGILTSVGSPLIGNTVVEAKAQTESEKFLQAFGMTLKDVASRDKSGQAKAFLSKIDVNDKKSSFNKDNLIRAAKELVEINNFRKSKGYTPLKTNKRINLESAFRNEYYKTHKEHAEMFNTGEIARVRYQGYIDETNGRIPAYIEWHDEEKETFDQVLKLKFGIDKPVTKEEILAAIEKVGGIEKIKDALKTIPQDELKYDGQIGHFLAFVHDYSIQGYGFWETEDGLGSSEVNIFSYKDYYEDDQNDPLLEPEEYFNWLLSIDSKKSWSQVSDKWYFVKNNGKLAKTEWLYDNNYSSWYYFNNNGDMATNKWIKDTNSKWYYLSVNGKMAKNEWIYDNNYSSWYYFNNNGDMATNKWVKDTNSKWYYLLGNGKMAKNEWFYDNNYSSWYYFNNNGDMATNKWVKDTNGKWYYLLGNGKMAKSTTINGWYVDSNGVWEK is encoded by the coding sequence ATGTTTAATAAAATTGAAAGAAAACCAAAATGTGGAATTAGAAAATTAAAAGTAGGATTTGTGAGTTGCTTATTAGCATTTGGAATCTTAACAAGTGTAGGAAGTCCTTTAATAGGAAATACAGTAGTAGAGGCAAAAGCACAAACTGAATCTGAAAAATTTTTACAAGCATTTGGAATGACATTAAAAGATGTAGCAAGTAGAGATAAAAGTGGACAAGCCAAAGCATTCCTAAGTAAAATAGATGTGAATGATAAGAAATCATCATTTAACAAAGATAACTTAATAAGGGCTGCTAAAGAATTAGTAGAGATAAATAACTTTAGAAAAAGCAAAGGATATACTCCATTAAAAACAAATAAGAGAATCAATTTAGAATCAGCTTTTAGAAATGAATACTATAAAACACATAAAGAACATGCCGAAATGTTTAATACAGGAGAAATAGCAAGGGTAAGATATCAAGGCTATATAGACGAAACCAACGGCAGGATACCAGCTTATATAGAATGGCATGATGAAGAAAAAGAAACATTTGACCAAGTATTAAAACTAAAATTCGGAATTGATAAACCAGTGACTAAAGAAGAAATTTTAGCAGCCATTGAAAAAGTAGGAGGCATAGAGAAAATAAAAGATGCTCTTAAAACAATACCTCAAGACGAATTAAAATATGATGGTCAAATCGGACACTTCTTAGCATTTGTCCATGATTATTCTATCCAAGGATATGGATTCTGGGAAACAGAAGACGGACTTGGTTCATCAGAAGTAAATATATTTAGCTATAAAGACTATTATGAAGATGACCAAAATGACCCGTTATTAGAACCAGAAGAATACTTTAACTGGCTACTATCAATAGATAGTAAAAAAAGTTGGTCGCAAGTATCTGATAAATGGTATTTTGTAAAAAATAATGGCAAATTAGCTAAAACAGAATGGTTATATGACAATAATTACTCATCATGGTATTATTTCAACAATAATGGTGACATGGCAACAAATAAATGGATAAAAGATACAAATAGTAAATGGTATTATCTATCAGTAAATGGTAAAATGGCAAAAAATGAGTGGATTTATGATAATAACTACTCATCATGGTATTATTTCAACAATAATGGTGACATGGCAACAAATAAATGGGTAAAAGATACAAATAGTAAATGGTATTATCTATTAGGTAATGGTAAGATGGCAAAAAATGAGTGGTTTTATGATAATAATTACTCATCATGGTATTACTTCAACAATAATGGTGACATGGCAACAAATAAATGGGTAAAAGATACAAATGGTAAATGGTATTATCTATTAGGTAATGGTAAAATGGCTAAATCAACAACAATTAATGGCTGGTATGTGGACTCTAACGGTGTTTGGGAAAAATAA
- a CDS encoding MptD family putative ECF transporter S component — protein MKNKLNGRDFITIGIFNAIGIVIYMAASFAMATTVIGGFIASGVSFMVAATVYILMALKVKKKGVFTISGTLLGLIALSGGHLPHAVFAVIGGIICDLIIGNYESKGRMIIGYGIFALADFLGTVIPVILFGTASFVERASKWKMSEAQIKEALSYFKVSWAVGFGLITFVLACIGAFVAIRILKKHFEKAGVI, from the coding sequence ATGAAAAACAAATTGAATGGTCGTGATTTTATTACAATCGGAATTTTTAATGCAATTGGAATTGTGATATACATGGCAGCCAGCTTTGCTATGGCAACAACAGTTATTGGAGGATTTATTGCTTCAGGAGTTAGCTTTATGGTAGCTGCTACCGTTTATATCCTTATGGCTTTGAAAGTTAAAAAGAAGGGCGTATTTACAATATCAGGAACGCTTCTTGGTTTAATTGCATTGTCAGGAGGACATTTGCCGCATGCAGTCTTTGCTGTAATCGGTGGAATTATATGTGATTTGATTATAGGAAATTATGAGAGCAAGGGACGAATGATTATTGGATATGGGATATTTGCATTAGCAGATTTTTTAGGAACAGTAATTCCTGTGATTTTATTCGGAACAGCTTCTTTTGTGGAAAGAGCATCAAAATGGAAAATGAGTGAAGCACAAATAAAAGAAGCATTATCTTATTTCAAAGTTTCGTGGGCAGTAGGATTTGGCTTGATAACTTTTGTTCTTGCTTGCATAGGAGCATTTGTTGCAATAAGGATACTTAAAAAACATTTTGAAAAAGCAGGAGTGATTTAA
- a CDS encoding DUF6870 family protein: MNIEELTRYKNMSVEDIEKKIVPDIKDIRDKSSVDPISMYFMKVGNVLVKCSYAKNGRSLEDCFLSYLQKKAMLID, from the coding sequence ATGAATATAGAAGAATTAACAAGATATAAAAATATGTCAGTGGAAGATATAGAGAAAAAGATAGTCCCTGACATTAAAGATATAAGAGATAAAAGCAGCGTAGATCCGATTTCTATGTATTTTATGAAAGTCGGTAATGTGCTTGTAAAATGTAGTTACGCAAAAAATGGGCGAAGTTTAGAGGATTGTTTTCTATCATATTTGCAGAAGAAAGCAATGCTGATTGATTAA
- a CDS encoding DUF2326 domain-containing protein, which yields MKLKCLRANQSSFHTINFKEGLNIIVGKQASPHNENDGNTYNGVGKSFVLHLIHFCLGSNKIDSFTKNLPEWVFTLEFEVDGKEYFASRNTSEQNRINFCGKDISLKTMRENMLNLCFGISDPPKNMTWNTLFSRFVRRYRSSYSRFDTYIPKESDYSKLLNTLYLLGIDTTLIVEKKELREKQTDAKRTENAIKKDPFFKRYYLGENDAELDVADLEYRISELEREISEFKVSNNYHELELEANDKSYEKKILENKRVLINNYIKNIEESFKETAKANEEDVIRVYEAANIEIPDMVKKNIDEVLEFHRKQISSRNIRLKKELRKHQLELEKIDKQILAIGERMDNLLGYLDSHGALEEYVALTKQLSSLKNEMERIQGYQKILKSYKDIELEIKASFINQDKETNEYLESIKTVTDNLRNGFWEYAKKFYPKKRSGLVIKNNSGENMIRYTLDARIEDDSSDGVNEVRLFCFDLLLLMCRRSKMRFLAHDSRLFANMDPRQREMLLRIAYDVTIDSEFQYICSMNEDTIMSFKDLMSIEEYKEIVTNNIILELNDDASESKLLGIQVDLDLEDKHKNIDNMK from the coding sequence GTGAAACTTAAGTGTTTACGAGCTAATCAATCCTCTTTTCATACTATAAATTTCAAAGAAGGTTTGAATATTATTGTTGGCAAGCAGGCTTCCCCACATAATGAAAATGATGGAAATACGTATAATGGGGTTGGTAAATCTTTTGTATTACACTTGATTCATTTTTGTTTAGGATCAAACAAAATTGATTCTTTTACAAAGAATTTACCTGAGTGGGTGTTTACATTGGAATTTGAAGTCGATGGAAAAGAATATTTTGCATCACGAAATACCAGCGAACAAAATAGAATAAACTTTTGTGGGAAAGATATAAGTTTAAAGACTATGAGAGAAAATATGTTAAATCTTTGTTTTGGTATTTCTGATCCTCCAAAGAATATGACATGGAATACGTTGTTTTCTAGATTCGTAAGAAGATATAGATCATCATACTCTAGATTTGACACATATATTCCAAAAGAATCTGATTATAGTAAGCTTTTAAATACACTATATTTACTTGGAATTGATACAACTTTAATAGTAGAAAAAAAAGAATTGAGAGAAAAGCAAACTGATGCTAAAAGAACAGAAAATGCTATAAAAAAAGATCCGTTTTTTAAAAGGTATTATCTAGGTGAAAATGATGCAGAACTTGATGTAGCAGACTTAGAGTATAGAATAAGTGAATTAGAAAGGGAAATATCAGAATTTAAAGTTTCTAATAATTATCATGAGTTAGAACTAGAAGCAAATGACAAAAGTTATGAAAAAAAGATATTAGAAAATAAACGCGTCCTTATAAATAATTATATAAAAAACATTGAAGAATCTTTTAAAGAAACAGCTAAAGCAAATGAAGAAGATGTTATAAGGGTATATGAAGCAGCTAATATTGAAATTCCTGATATGGTTAAAAAAAACATCGATGAAGTTCTTGAATTCCATAGAAAACAAATATCGTCCAGAAATATTCGCTTGAAAAAAGAATTACGTAAACATCAGCTTGAATTAGAAAAAATAGACAAACAAATTCTTGCTATTGGAGAACGTATGGATAATTTACTAGGATATTTAGATTCTCATGGAGCATTAGAAGAATATGTTGCTTTAACTAAACAACTGTCTTCATTAAAAAATGAAATGGAGAGAATACAGGGATATCAAAAAATACTTAAATCATATAAAGATATTGAATTGGAGATAAAGGCTTCATTTATAAATCAAGATAAAGAAACTAATGAATATCTTGAAAGTATAAAAACAGTAACTGATAACTTAAGGAATGGTTTTTGGGAGTATGCAAAGAAATTTTATCCAAAGAAGAGAAGTGGATTAGTAATAAAAAATAATTCTGGTGAAAATATGATTAGATATACCTTAGATGCAAGGATAGAAGATGATTCATCGGATGGAGTAAATGAAGTAAGATTATTTTGTTTTGATTTATTACTGTTAATGTGTAGAAGAAGCAAAATGAGATTTTTAGCTCATGATAGTAGATTATTTGCAAACATGGATCCAAGGCAAAGAGAAATGCTTTTACGAATAGCGTACGATGTTACTATAGATTCTGAGTTTCAATATATTTGTTCCATGAATGAAGATACTATAATGTCTTTTAAGGATTTAATGTCAATTGAGGAGTATAAAGAAATAGTAACGAATAATATTATTTTAGAATTAAATGATGATGCATCTGAAAGTAAACTACTTGGTATTCAAGTAGATTTGGATTTAGAAGATAAGCACAAAAATATTGATAATATGAAATAA
- a CDS encoding ABC-three component system protein — MNIFYIYGKGVFLINNEEQYIAKIIFRNKILTYKGQQFEDFFVSLMCKHNSKFKPVKAYGRFGDGKNDGFDKYTGTYYQVFAPEDLNKKGTIADGVEKLKKDFEGLYKKWNYVCPIRKYFFVANDKYEGVPALIHEMAIDLGKQSCYSNIDIEILGASDLENIFNSLDKFSKQDIVGFIPEQSMPMVEYDALNETVKFLLNIECDINYSENLIVPDFDEKISFNGLSQGVKSQLTIGGYQEGILREYFNNTPGVKEVLQKKFHMLYEESKNNINNTKENFADCRFYYILEKSCVKNTIPIQTSVLVLMSYYFSSCDIFEEPS; from the coding sequence ATGAATATATTTTATATATATGGGAAGGGGGTATTCCTTATAAATAATGAAGAACAGTATATAGCTAAAATTATTTTTAGAAATAAAATTTTAACTTATAAAGGACAGCAATTTGAAGATTTTTTTGTATCTTTAATGTGTAAGCATAATTCTAAATTTAAACCAGTAAAAGCATATGGACGTTTTGGAGATGGCAAGAATGATGGATTTGATAAATATACTGGAACTTATTATCAAGTTTTTGCCCCTGAGGATTTAAATAAAAAGGGAACTATTGCTGATGGAGTTGAAAAATTAAAGAAAGATTTTGAGGGATTGTACAAAAAATGGAATTATGTATGCCCAATTAGAAAATATTTTTTTGTAGCTAATGATAAATATGAAGGAGTTCCAGCATTGATTCATGAGATGGCAATAGATTTAGGAAAACAGAGTTGTTATTCAAACATTGATATTGAAATTTTAGGAGCTAGTGATTTAGAAAACATATTTAATAGTCTAGATAAATTTTCAAAACAGGATATAGTAGGATTTATACCTGAGCAGAGCATGCCAATGGTAGAATATGATGCATTAAATGAAACGGTAAAATTTTTATTGAATATTGAGTGTGATATAAATTACTCAGAAAACTTAATTGTGCCAGATTTTGATGAAAAAATTAGTTTTAATGGATTAAGTCAAGGTGTAAAAAGTCAGTTGACCATAGGGGGGTATCAAGAAGGAATTTTAAGGGAGTATTTTAATAATACACCGGGTGTTAAGGAGGTTTTACAAAAGAAATTTCATATGCTGTATGAGGAATCTAAGAACAATATAAATAATACAAAAGAGAACTTTGCTGATTGTAGGTTTTATTATATTTTAGAAAAATCGTGTGTAAAAAACACGATCCCAATACAAACTAGTGTATTAGTTTTAATGTCTTATTATTTTTCGAGTTGTGATATATTTGAGGAGCCAAGTTAG